TACACTGTACTACTTGATATTTTGCATAATGTTGTTTTAAATATTCAGCCATCGCTGGATCTGGTTCGACTAAGACGAGTTCCTTCACGTTTTCACCGATATATTGTATATCAAGACCAGTCCCCGCACCAATAACTAACGTCCTCCCTGACGCACTAGAATTGTGCATCGCCCTTATAGGACCAACATATTTCTCAAGCATTCCTTGTGAAAGGATATAGAAACGCGAAAAAATTGGATGGTTTACTTCATCCTTCAAGTCATTACCACCCCTCATCTGATCTAATGATAGGATATCAAGTCTTTTTTTCCTCGTCCACCCATGCTACGCTACTCGTGCACAGTTAAGGACAATGCATGGAGGTAAGGCATGACAGCTACAAAAAAGACATCTCATATTGATATTCAAAGTATTACAACTGGACTCAATCCTGAACAACAACTAGCAGTTGAAACAACCGAAGGCCCACTGCTTATCTTAGCAGGTGCAGGTTCCGGTAAAACAAGTGTCATGACTCGTCGAATCGCCTATCTACTAGGCGTACGTCAAGTACAACCGTGGAATATCCTTGCGATTACCTTTACCAACAAATCAGCTAAAGAAATGAATGCGCGCGTGCGTACACTCGTCGGCGATCAGGCTGACGATATCTGGATGAGCACATTCCATTCCATGTGTGTAAAAATATTGCGTCGCGAAGCAGAGCATATCGGGTATGAAAATAATTTTTCGATTCTTGACGCAGAAGATCAAAGTGCAGCGATCAAGCAAAGTATGCTGGATTTAAATTATGACATGAAAAAATTTGATCCCTCTACGATACAGTGGAAAATATCCGCAGCAAAAAATGAACTACTCACACCTGCTGAAATGAAGAGCAATTCCAGTCAATCCATGATTGATTCTATTGCAGCAAAAGTTTATCAATCGTATCAGGCCAAACTCATGAATATGAATGCACTTGATTTTGATGATCTGATTTTTAAAACGGTGGAGTTATTTGAAACGAAAGGTGATGTTCTAGACCTCTATCAGGAGAAATTCCAATATATACACGTTGACGAGTATCAAGATACCAACCGCGCGCAGTACAAATTGATTAATCTTCTAGCTAAAAAGTATCGTCATTTGTGCGTCGTGGGTGATTCTGACCAAGCCATTTACAGATGGCGAGGTGCTGATATATCAAACATCATTAATTTTGAACGCGACTACAAAGAAACGACAGTCATCAAATTAGAACAAAATTATCGCTCTACCAGTACTATTCTCGATGCAGCTAATGCGGTCATTGCTCACAATTCACAGCGCAAAGAAAAGAAACTGTGGTCTGCAAATGGCGAAGGTGAAAAGATCTCGATCTACGCAGCTCTCGATCAAACGGATGAGGCTGTCTACGTTATATCAAAGGTACAAGAACATATCGGTGCAGGGGGACAATTTAGCGATTGTACGGTGTTATATCGTGCCAATGCACAGTCACGTGCGATTGAGGAGGCTTTTTTGCAAGCAGCAATGCCTTATAAAATTTTAGGCGGTATGACCTTTTACGACCGTCGAGAAATTCGCGATGTCATGGCCTATTTAAAAACTATTGCCAATCCACAAGATGAGATTTCTTTACTTCGCATCGTAAACGTACCCAAACGCAATATTGGTGACGGAACCATTCGCAAGATGCTCGACTTTGCTCATGAACAAGATACAACGTTATTAGAAGCAATGGGCCGCGTGGAAGAGGCTGAATTAGGAGCAAAATCCACAGAAGCTATCAAAAAATTTTATACACTCATTATGAAATTGCACGATATGCAAGAAGGAATCTCCGTGACTGAGTTTACGCAAGAAGTATTGTACCAATCAGGTTATCGAGAAATGTATGAGGTCAGCCATAAAGAGGAAGATCAAAACCGTTTAGAAAATATTGCTGAACTTTTAACAGTTACGCGTGCCTTTGATCGCCGTCGCCGCGGCACACTCTCAGACTTCTTAGCAGAAACATCTCTTCTCTCTGATCTAGACAAGGAATCCGGAAAAACAGAGAACGCAGTACACATGATGACTATGCATGCTTCGAAAGGTTTAGAGTTTCCAGTTGTCTTTGTGATTGGTGCCGAAGAAACCATTTTCCCACACGCACGTTCGATGGACACCATCGATGGCGTTGAGGAAGAACGCAACTTGTGTTACGTAGCTATCACGCGCGCACGCGAAAAATTGCATCTAAGCTATTGTCTAGAACGCACCCTTTTTGGACAATTGCAGATGAATGACCCATCTCGTTTTTTGTCAGAAATCCCCGATATGTTCACAGAGCGCTCAGGGAATGATACACAGATCATCCCGCGTTGGGACATCGGCCTCACAGTGCGCCATCCCCAGTACGGTATGGGCGTCATTACGGACATGGAGGGAAGTGACGATGATCTTACTCTTTCCATCACATTTCACTCAAAACATGGGACGAAATCCATAAAACCTGCACTGACAAAATTGCGAGTCATCGATCAGTAAGTATGCATGACTTACTCTTATATCTACAGTGCTGCAGATTAGAATCTTCTTCCCATTAGCTTTTCATCGAATAACAAGCTATAATAAAGTATGGTGCTATACTGAATATAGTATCATACAGATCATTTATCTTTATTTAGGAGTGGATAGGTTTGAATCCAATTTATCAACCTTTGTTTGAACACGTTACATTAGATCAACAGGTGAACATAAAAAATCGCCTTATCATGGCACCTATGACAAACTTCTCATCGAATCCAGATGGTAGTGTATCTGACGCTGAAATTGACTACTATGCAAGAAGATCGCATGGCGTAGGTATGGTGATCACAGCATGTGCTTATGTAACTGCAAATGGAAAAGGCTTCACTGATGAAATTGCAGTCGATCGCGATGATATCATCCCAAGTCTTCGTCGCTTAGCTTCGGCCATTCAGGAACAAGGTGCTAAAGCTATTTTACAAATTTTTCATGGCGGTCGTTCCTGTCCGCCAGAACTTGTACCAAATGGCGATGTTGTAAGTGCAAGCGCAGTGGCGCACAATCAACCAAATGCTATCGTTCCACGTGCTCTTAGTGAAACAGAAATTGAAGAAATCATTACAGCATTTGGCATGGCCACTCGTCGAGCAATCGAAGCAGGTTTTGATGGTGTTGAAATTCATGGAGCAAACGGTTATCTCATTCAACAATTTTTCTCGCCGCACTCTAATCAGCGAGATGATCGCTTTGGAGGAACGCTTGAAAAGCGCATGCTTTTTCCACTCTCTATCGTCGATGAGGTGCAAAAAGTAGTTAACACTCATGCGAAAAGGCCATTTCTCATAGGGTATCGTTTCTCACCCGAAGAAACAGAAACACCAGGTATTACTATGGCTGATACTTTGCAACTCGTCGATCGCTTAGCAGATAAAAAACTGTCTTATTTACACGTGTCACTCATGGATTTTTGGTCTGTCACCCGCCATTTTAAAGACAATACAAAACCGCGCATTGAACTCATTGTAGAAACAGTTAACGGTAGGGTACCTGTTATCGGAGTTGGATCAATTCATACAGCTGATGATGCAATCAAAGCGCTACAAGCAGGAGTTGCGTTTCTGGCTCTTGGTCGTGAGTTAATTATGGATCCTGACTGGGTAAAGAAAGTTGAACAAGGACAAGAAGCAGATATTCATGTAACACTTAGTAAAGATGATCAGTCTCGTCTTGTCGTTCCAGATCCGCTATGGCAAGCCATCATGCATACTCCGGGTTGGTTCCCTGTTGTGGAACAAGTCTAATCAAACGGTAAATGGTGTTTTCTCCACTATACTTTGTCCATTTCTAAAACTCTCATTTTCGCATGCTATATAAGGTACGCTACGACGTACTAACAAGCGATGGAGGTGCAGTGATGAGACACTGTAAAAGAAGGCACCATAGAGTGCACAATCCTTACAAGAAAGAAATTTACGAACTCGCCAAAATTCTTCGCGAGGCCACCGGTCGATATATTACTATTTTCACCAGAAATGGTGACGAGACAAAAGCGTACGTCTCCGATGTAAAAAGAGATGTAGTCTTTTTGGCCCAAGCAAGTATATACGCACCCGACGGGAAACTTCGTGAAACTCTTCCTATTACCATGATCCCGATTGATCAGATTACACAAATCGGTTTTATGGATCCTGTCTTTAAAACAACAACTGCTTAAATCAATACAATACGCAAAACAAAAGAGGGAGCCGCAACTTTGTGGCTCCCTCTTTTGTTTTGCGTAACTCTTCTCCCCATGATCGAACCATGAAGATAAAAACCAATTCACCTACATGATTGATTCATGAACAAGCTACATACGCGGAGGGACGCGATGCTTTGTAGCCTGTTCAAAAGCATAACCAACTTGTAATAATAACGGTTCGCTATACGCGCGACCACAAAAAGTTACTCCCAATGGAAATCCAGATTCATCATAGCCTGCTGGAACCGTTAACGATGGATAACCTGCTTTAGCCGCAATCCCTGCACCATAGTTCGCTGGAAATACTAAAATATCTACTTGATGGTCCGAAAAAAGCTGATCTAGTCCATGAATAGTAGATGATTGCACATCACGTAAACGGCTTAAAAGATACTCCGGTTCAGTCAGTGTTCCACTCGTTGCCTCTGACTCAATCAAAATGGTCTGTCCAAATCGCAAAGCCACATCGCTACGCGCTTGATTATAAGCAATCACATCAGCCAATGAATGCACGGGTACGTTTACTGCAACCTGAGCTAAATAAGCATTGAGTGCCACCTTGAATTCATAGACTAACACTTCATAACCAGCATTTTCTTTCGTATGAGTAAGACAAAGAGATTCGGTCACCGCCGCTCCGCAATTCTTCATCACTTGAATCGCAGCATTCATCAAATTAAGTTGGCTCTCTGTGAGATCTTCAAAATAAGGTGTACGCACAACGCCAATATGTTTACCGCGTAACCCAAGCTCATCTAAAACAGAAACATAATTAGTCAATGCATGCGAAACACTAGAGAATGTGGCTGCATCCCGTTCATCCACACCGGTTAAGGCTCCTAATAAATAAGCTACATCCGTTACAGTACGTCCCATCGGTCCTGCTGTATCTTGACTATGGGCAATTGGAATGATCCCTGAACGGCTAATCAAGCCAACAGTCGGTTTTAACCCCACGATGGAATTTTGACTAGCTGGACTTAAGATCGACCCCGATGTCTCCGTTCCAATCGCACATGCAGCAAAATTTGCTGCAACCGCTGCCCCCGACCCAGAACTAGAACCCCCTACATCATGCACACCTGGTCCGTATGGATTGAGTACTTGTCCACCGCGCGAACTGTATCCATTAGGCATATCTTCTGTCATAAAATTAGCCCATTCAGTCATGTTCGTTTTCCCAAGGATCACTGCACCAGCTTTTCGCAACTGTGCAGCAACAAAAGAATCTTGTACCGCGTAGGATGTGGAAAGCGCTATAGAGCCTGCACTCGTGTGTAATTTATCTCCAGTATCAATATTATCCTTTAATAACACAGGTATACCGTGAAGTGGTCCGCGCGGGCCTGTCAGCGAGCGCTCTTTATCGAGTGCATCCGCGATAAACAGCGCGTCCGGATTCACTTCAAGAACTGCATGAATACCTGGACTTTGTGAATTAAACGCAGCAATCCGTTGCAAATAAAGCCATGTGATATCAACTGCAGTTAACTCTCCAGAAGACATCGCTTGCTGCAGATCAGGAATACCCCATTCCTCAAATTGTAGTGCATCCATCAGTGATTTCACCCCTTTAGTACTTGGTCGATACACCTCATGATGCCACCTGCGCGATATCCTTTATGAAGCCTATGACTTAATGGTCACACTTGCCTTTTGATCATAAGAGAAGACACGCAAAAAAGCAGAAGGAAAATCCGTTTCAAAACGCATGACTTTATCTGTCGTAGGATGGTGAAAGCTAAGGACACTAGCATGCAATCCAAGCCGTCCAAGTGGATCTTTGATCGCCCCATAACGATCATCGCCTACCACTGGATGTCCAATACTTTGCATTTGTACGCGAATTTGATTTTTGCGACCTGTCTCTAATTGTACTTTCAAAAGTGAATATTCACCTGTCCGATGCAATACTTCATAGTGAGTAATCGCTTTTTGTCCATCGCCTTCTTTACGACTGATATACATAATCAATGTCTTGCTCTCTTTTAGCCAGGAAATGATTGTTCCTGTATCTTGTTGCACGCGTCCCTCCACTACAGCTAGATATGCGCGCTCCACGACAACATCTTTCCAAGCATTTTGTAGCTTTTGCTGTACACTTTCTCGCTTTGCAAACATCATGACACCTGATGTATCACGATCTAATCGATGGACAATAAAAATGCGCGACTTTGGGTTTTTCATTCTCATATAATCGCTAAGAATTCGATACGCTGTATGTTCTTTCTCCGTATCTGTCCCCATAGAAAGCAATCCTGCTGGCTTATCGATCACAAGCACATCGTCATCTTCAAATAAAATCTGAACGCCATCCAAATCATCTGACGAAACTTTTCTCATAGCGAGAATAGAAACTGTCTGTCCTTGCACTAATGGGTGATCATGACGCGTCACCACTTGGTCGTTTACCATCACCTGACCATGTGTCAATAACGATTTTACTTTATTGCGACCCATGGTAGACAATGCAGTGAGTAAAAAGGGAAGCAAAGTTCCATTTTCTGATACGGTCAATGTACGATTGGCCACCATCTACGCTTGCACCAGCGTTTCGCGTTTTTCTAGATATTCATCGTAAGAACCGACAAAGTCAACTAAGCCATGCGGTGTCAATTCCACGATACGCGTTGCAACATCTGTGACGAGCTGTCTGGCATGCGAGACAAAAATCACAGTACCAGTAAATTCAGCGAGAGCTTTTGACAATGCGTCAATGGATTCGAGATCTAAGTGGTTTGTAGGTTCATCTAGTACGAGCACGTTCCCTTGTAACAAAAGCATTTTTGCGATCATTAGACGTGCAGTCTCTCCCCCAGAGAGAACTTCTGTCGATTTGTGGACTTCATCTTTTGAAAACAACATGCGCCCTAAAATGCTTCGCAGTGTTTGTTGATCTGCTTCTTCATCGAAACTGCGCAACCACTCGTAAACAGTCGTATCTTTTGGAATCGTGTCGTGATGATCCTGCGTAAAGTAAGACGGTTGCGCTGATTTCCCCCATGTTACAGTACCTGAATCAGGAGATAACTCACCCATCATCACATTTAATAACGTCGTCTTTCCAATTCCGTTAACACCTAACACTGCAACCTTCTCACCAGCGCCAATCTCCAACTTGACAGACTTTAGCACGTCTAAGTCGCCAAATGATTTTGAAACGCGATCAAGCGACACCACTTGTTTTCCGAGCGGCTGCTTTGAAGTAAATTTAATATATGGAGAAACACGTGAAGAAGGACGGATCTCTTGAATCTCAATTTTTTCAATCTGTTTTTGTCGGCTTGTCGCTTGTTTAGCCTTACTTTTATTGGCGGAAAAACGAGCGACAAAGTCGCGCAACTCCGCAATCTTCTCCAGATTCCGTGTATTATCGGCAATGAGCTGTTCGCGTGCAAGTGTACTGGCCGCTATAAAATAATCATAATTACCAGAGAACATGGAAATCTGTTTGTAATCGACGTCCACCATATGCGTACACACCGTATTTAAAAAATGGCGATCGTGAGAAATAATCACCATAGTACCCTTGTGTCCTAACAAAAAGTTTTCTAACCAACGAATCGTATCCAAA
The genomic region above belongs to Sulfoacidibacillus ferrooxidans and contains:
- a CDS encoding ATP-dependent helicase, which codes for MTATKKTSHIDIQSITTGLNPEQQLAVETTEGPLLILAGAGSGKTSVMTRRIAYLLGVRQVQPWNILAITFTNKSAKEMNARVRTLVGDQADDIWMSTFHSMCVKILRREAEHIGYENNFSILDAEDQSAAIKQSMLDLNYDMKKFDPSTIQWKISAAKNELLTPAEMKSNSSQSMIDSIAAKVYQSYQAKLMNMNALDFDDLIFKTVELFETKGDVLDLYQEKFQYIHVDEYQDTNRAQYKLINLLAKKYRHLCVVGDSDQAIYRWRGADISNIINFERDYKETTVIKLEQNYRSTSTILDAANAVIAHNSQRKEKKLWSANGEGEKISIYAALDQTDEAVYVISKVQEHIGAGGQFSDCTVLYRANAQSRAIEEAFLQAAMPYKILGGMTFYDRREIRDVMAYLKTIANPQDEISLLRIVNVPKRNIGDGTIRKMLDFAHEQDTTLLEAMGRVEEAELGAKSTEAIKKFYTLIMKLHDMQEGISVTEFTQEVLYQSGYREMYEVSHKEEDQNRLENIAELLTVTRAFDRRRRGTLSDFLAETSLLSDLDKESGKTENAVHMMTMHASKGLEFPVVFVIGAEETIFPHARSMDTIDGVEEERNLCYVAITRAREKLHLSYCLERTLFGQLQMNDPSRFLSEIPDMFTERSGNDTQIIPRWDIGLTVRHPQYGMGVITDMEGSDDDLTLSITFHSKHGTKSIKPALTKLRVIDQ
- a CDS encoding NADH-dependent flavin oxidoreductase — protein: MNPIYQPLFEHVTLDQQVNIKNRLIMAPMTNFSSNPDGSVSDAEIDYYARRSHGVGMVITACAYVTANGKGFTDEIAVDRDDIIPSLRRLASAIQEQGAKAILQIFHGGRSCPPELVPNGDVVSASAVAHNQPNAIVPRALSETEIEEIITAFGMATRRAIEAGFDGVEIHGANGYLIQQFFSPHSNQRDDRFGGTLEKRMLFPLSIVDEVQKVVNTHAKRPFLIGYRFSPEETETPGITMADTLQLVDRLADKKLSYLHVSLMDFWSVTRHFKDNTKPRIELIVETVNGRVPVIGVGSIHTADDAIKALQAGVAFLALGRELIMDPDWVKKVEQGQEADIHVTLSKDDQSRLVVPDPLWQAIMHTPGWFPVVEQV
- a CDS encoding amidase family protein, translated to MDALQFEEWGIPDLQQAMSSGELTAVDITWLYLQRIAAFNSQSPGIHAVLEVNPDALFIADALDKERSLTGPRGPLHGIPVLLKDNIDTGDKLHTSAGSIALSTSYAVQDSFVAAQLRKAGAVILGKTNMTEWANFMTEDMPNGYSSRGGQVLNPYGPGVHDVGGSSSGSGAAVAANFAACAIGTETSGSILSPASQNSIVGLKPTVGLISRSGIIPIAHSQDTAGPMGRTVTDVAYLLGALTGVDERDAATFSSVSHALTNYVSVLDELGLRGKHIGVVRTPYFEDLTESQLNLMNAAIQVMKNCGAAVTESLCLTHTKENAGYEVLVYEFKVALNAYLAQVAVNVPVHSLADVIAYNQARSDVALRFGQTILIESEATSGTLTEPEYLLSRLRDVQSSTIHGLDQLFSDHQVDILVFPANYGAGIAAKAGYPSLTVPAGYDESGFPLGVTFCGRAYSEPLLLQVGYAFEQATKHRVPPRM
- a CDS encoding RluA family pseudouridine synthase, whose protein sequence is MVANRTLTVSENGTLLPFLLTALSTMGRNKVKSLLTHGQVMVNDQVVTRHDHPLVQGQTVSILAMRKVSSDDLDGVQILFEDDDVLVIDKPAGLLSMGTDTEKEHTAYRILSDYMRMKNPKSRIFIVHRLDRDTSGVMMFAKRESVQQKLQNAWKDVVVERAYLAVVEGRVQQDTGTIISWLKESKTLIMYISRKEGDGQKAITHYEVLHRTGEYSLLKVQLETGRKNQIRVQMQSIGHPVVGDDRYGAIKDPLGRLGLHASVLSFHHPTTDKVMRFETDFPSAFLRVFSYDQKASVTIKS
- a CDS encoding ATP-binding cassette domain-containing protein — translated: MIRVSDLSVSFGSRILFEEVNLSFDAGNRYGLIGANGSGKSTFMKILVGDFEQSSGTVTINPGLRVGVLRQDHYQYDEYTVLETVLMGYPELFEVMRERERMYALPEMTDEEGMRVGELESAFADMDGYSAEYFAAELLEGLGIPVEKHGELMSSMIGGFKLRVLLAQVLFGRPDVLLLDEPTNHLDLDTIRWLENFLLGHKGTMVIISHDRHFLNTVCTHMVDVDYKQISMFSGNYDYFIAASTLAREQLIADNTRNLEKIAELRDFVARFSANKSKAKQATSRQKQIEKIEIQEIRPSSRVSPYIKFTSKQPLGKQVVSLDRVSKSFGDLDVLKSVKLEIGAGEKVAVLGVNGIGKTTLLNVMMGELSPDSGTVTWGKSAQPSYFTQDHHDTIPKDTTVYEWLRSFDEEADQQTLRSILGRMLFSKDEVHKSTEVLSGGETARLMIAKMLLLQGNVLVLDEPTNHLDLESIDALSKALAEFTGTVIFVSHARQLVTDVATRIVELTPHGLVDFVGSYDEYLEKRETLVQA